From a single Paramormyrops kingsleyae isolate MSU_618 chromosome 14, PKINGS_0.4, whole genome shotgun sequence genomic region:
- the LOC111859651 gene encoding uncharacterized protein, with the protein MACAVVCGPLLMNGAAEREQNEVKVRQQAAMKGLQHEEDADADTQSPVEAAAPGPTSLPLPQSSRRSISMGDFRRASPQATSEPASAAATAPSSRLVTPSSSMEFEAARRRLLEVEERQRVIREMEGRLEELRDVFVRSEQEAVAHGELVGRITSAAQQGELYAAENGQRLKKGLRFKGRRASIVFSSMLGLRTCLPWRVKLK; encoded by the coding sequence ATGGCATGTGCCGTGGTGTGCGGGCCCTTATTAATGAATGGAGCAGCGGAGAGGGAGCAGAACGAGGTGAAGGTACGGCAGCAGGCAGCCATGAAGGGGCTCCAGCATGAGGAAGATGcagatgcagacacacagagcccTGTGGAGGCAGCTGCACCGGGGCCCACCTCCCTGCCACTGCCCCAGTCCTCTCGTCGCTCCATCTCCATGGGGGACTTTCGGCGGGCGAGCCCCCAGGCCACCTCGGAACCTGCCTCGGCCGCCGCCACGGCCCCATCCTCACGCCTAGTGACACCGAGCTCCAGCATGGAGTTTGAGGCGGCGCGGCGGCGCCTCCTGGAGGTGGAGGAGCGCCAGCGTGTCATCCGCGAGATGGAGGGCCGGTTGGAGGAGCTGCGCGATGTGTTCGTGCGCTCGGAGCAGGAGGCGGTGGCGCACGGCGAGCTGGTGGGCCGCATCACCAGCGCtgcccagcagggggagctctaCGCTGCAGAGAACGGTCAGCGCCTGAAAAAGGGCCTGCGCTTCAAGGGCCGCCGGGCCTCCATCGTGTTCTCCTCCATGCTGGGTCTCCGCACGTGTCTGCCCTGGCGGGTCAAGCTCAAGTAG